Proteins found in one Pararge aegeria chromosome 12, ilParAegt1.1, whole genome shotgun sequence genomic segment:
- the LOC120628038 gene encoding luciferin 4-monooxygenase-like produces the protein MSEWHHRTDAIHWYMQELSSRVVAESGIPGDRYHLGKLTLRGFKDAPDFLLQIDGATDERENFGSALKRSVQCANAFRKFGVEQGDVIILMAPNNIHLTIPMYAAFYLGIAVSGIDCTLGVAELRDTFQLNEPKVIFCLSERADEVASALDGLQFKSKIITFGKADGFTSFSELLENYGSDTSVEDFKAADFDTDNTIGLLIATSGSTGLPKSAACTHKNLAISVPYKWLTFDQFPVPTRLPVVLSPVQWFSALFLFVSSPILRHTRLQSSQPMTQKHAYYIINKYKPTFTMTSPNMLTTLFKTGDREICDFTCFELIIAGGSGVHPSLVKQMKEVMPNTKVMVMYGLSELSGMAFNYDGCRPTSLGRPIQSVKARLVDPATLEDITEPNVTGEFWVKGPTVFKGYYNKPDITAQALVEGGWLRTGDMMYRDAAYNFYYVDRLKLLLKYRNHQISPLEIESVIIKHPDVFEVAVTGIKHEEHGDLPVACVVLYEGSKVTAQEIKDFVKESLTDSKQLRGGVIFLKELPLTSTSKIDRQKLRKLVYSLPRE, from the exons ATGTCAGAATGGCACCACAGAACCGATGCTATACACTGGTATATGCAGGAGTTATCGTCAAGAGTGGTTGCAGAATCGGGAATTCCTGGCGACAGGTACCATCTTGGTAAATTGACTCTACGAGGCTTTAAAGACGCTCCAGACTTTCTTTTACAG atcgACGGAGCAACAGATGAAAGAGAAAACTTTGGATCAGCACTAAAAAGATCTGTACAATGTGCAAACGCATTCAGAAAATTCGGTGTAGAACAAGGAGATGTTATAATACTAATGGCGCCAAACAATATTCATCTAACTATACCGATGTACGCCGCTTTTTATCTTGGGATCGCTGTCTCCGGAATTGATTGTACCTTGGGAGTTG cTGAGCTCCGTGATACCTTCCAATTAAATGAACCAAAAGTAATATTCTGCCTAAGTGAGAGAGCGGACGAAGTTGCATCAGCATTAGATGGTCTGcaattcaaatcaaaaataatcacATTTGGAAAGGCAGATGGATTCACTAGTTTTTCTGAGCTGCTTGAAAATTATGGTAGTGATACGTCCGTTGAAGATTTtaa AGCTGCAGACTTCGACACCGATAACACAATTGGGTTGCTGATTGCAACAAGCGGCTCAACTGGGTTACCAAAATCGGCAGCTTGCACCCACAAGAACTTGGCTATCTCTGTTCCATATAAGTG GCTCACTTTCGACCAGTTCCCGGTACCAACTCGGTTGCCAGTGGTCCTCTCACCAGTCCAGTGGTTTTCTGCACTGTTCCTGTTTGTTTCCTCTCCGATACTAAGACACACGCGACTTCAGTCTTCCCAACCTATGACGCAGAAGCACGCTTACTATATCATCAACAAGTACAAG ccaACATTTACCATGACGAGCCCGAACATGTTAACTACTCTTTTCAAGACAGGAGATCGTGAGATATGTGACTTCACCTGTTTCGAACTCATTATTGCGGGAGGAAGTGGCGTTCATCCTAGTCTAGTTAAGCAAATGAAg GAAGTTATGCCCAACACAAAAGTAATGGTTATGTACGGCTTAAGTGAGTTATCAGGAATGGCTTTTAACTATGATGGATGTCGGCCGACGTCGCTTGGCAGGCCAATACAGAGCGTAAAAGCAAGG cTTGTAGACCCTGCTACGCTCGAAGACATAACAGAGCCAAATGTAACCGGAGAATTCTGGGTCAAAGGACCCACTGTTTTTAAG GGATATTATAACAAACCAGACATAACAGCGCAAGCTCTGGTCGAAGGAGGTTGGCTGAGGACCGGGGACATGATGTATAGAGACGCTGCCTACAACTTCTACTATGTTGACCGTCTGAAGCTGTTACTTAAATATAGAAATCACCAG ATATCTCCATTAGAAATAGAGAGCGTAATAATAAAGCACCCAGACGTGTTCGAAGTAGCGGTCACTGGAATAAAACACGAGGAGCACGGAGATCTGCCAGTTGCCTGCGTTGTTCTTTACGAGGGATCCAAGGTCACAGCACAAGAAATCAAAGATTTTGTTAAAG AATCACTGACCGACTCGAAACAACTGAGAGGTGGAGTAATATTCTTGAAAGAGTTGCCACTGACGTCCACTTCGAAGATTGATAGACAAAAACTTCGAAAGTTGGTTTATTCGTTGCCCCGAGAGTAA